The proteins below are encoded in one region of Nocardioides marmorisolisilvae:
- a CDS encoding glycine hydroxymethyltransferase — translation MSDVHAAETPVSSADPAVSPDAESLAKTASTAYDAALEVIAAVEPRVAEATRKELADQRGSLKLIASENYASPAVLLTMGTWFSDKYAEGTVGHRFYAACQNVDTVEALAAEHARELFGAPYAYAQPHSGIDANLVAFWSILAHRIETPALEKAQKKNVNELSEADWEELRHEFGNQRLLGMSLDAGGHLTHGFRPNISGKMFHQQQYGTDPETGLLDYDAVRAKAREFKPLVIVAGYSAYPRRVNFATMREIADEVGATLMVDMAHFAGLVAGKVFTGDEDPVPFAHITTTTTHKSLRGPRGGLVLAQEEFASDVDRGCPMVLGGPLSHVMAAKAVALAEARQPSFQTYAQNVADNAKSLAEGFLSRGATLVTGGTDNHIVLLDVSAYGLTGRQAESALLDAGVVTNRNSVPADPNGAWYTSGIRFGTPALTTRGFGHDDFDKVAELVVEVLSGTSPGTTKAGTPSKATYQLADGLAERVKAQSAEMLDAHPLYPGLELR, via the coding sequence ATGAGCGACGTACACGCGGCAGAAACCCCTGTTTCCAGCGCGGATCCGGCCGTCAGCCCGGATGCGGAATCCCTCGCGAAGACCGCCTCGACCGCCTACGACGCGGCCCTCGAGGTGATCGCCGCGGTGGAGCCGCGTGTGGCGGAGGCCACACGCAAGGAGCTCGCCGACCAGCGCGGCTCGCTGAAGCTGATCGCCTCGGAGAACTACGCGTCCCCGGCGGTGCTGCTGACCATGGGCACCTGGTTCAGCGACAAGTACGCCGAGGGCACCGTCGGGCACCGGTTCTACGCAGCCTGTCAGAACGTCGACACCGTGGAGGCGCTCGCCGCCGAGCATGCCCGTGAGCTCTTCGGGGCGCCGTACGCCTATGCGCAGCCGCACTCGGGCATCGACGCGAACCTGGTCGCCTTCTGGTCGATCCTGGCCCACCGGATCGAGACCCCGGCGCTGGAGAAGGCGCAGAAGAAGAACGTCAACGAGCTCTCCGAGGCCGATTGGGAGGAGCTGCGCCACGAGTTCGGCAACCAGCGCCTCCTCGGGATGTCCCTGGACGCCGGCGGCCACCTCACCCACGGGTTCCGGCCGAACATCAGCGGAAAGATGTTCCACCAGCAGCAGTACGGCACCGATCCCGAAACCGGCCTCCTCGACTACGACGCCGTCCGGGCGAAGGCGCGCGAGTTCAAGCCGCTCGTGATCGTCGCCGGGTACTCCGCCTACCCGCGCCGGGTGAACTTCGCCACGATGCGCGAGATCGCCGACGAGGTCGGCGCGACCCTGATGGTCGACATGGCGCACTTCGCGGGCCTGGTGGCCGGCAAGGTGTTCACCGGCGACGAGGACCCGGTCCCGTTCGCCCACATCACCACCACGACCACCCACAAGTCGCTGCGCGGACCCCGAGGTGGGCTGGTACTCGCCCAGGAGGAGTTCGCCTCGGACGTCGACCGCGGCTGCCCGATGGTGCTCGGTGGCCCGCTGTCGCACGTGATGGCGGCCAAGGCGGTCGCGTTGGCCGAGGCCCGGCAGCCGTCGTTCCAGACCTACGCCCAGAACGTCGCCGACAACGCCAAGTCGCTCGCCGAGGGCTTCTTGAGCCGTGGGGCGACGCTGGTGACGGGCGGCACCGACAACCACATCGTGCTGCTCGACGTCTCGGCCTACGGGCTCACCGGCCGACAGGCCGAGTCCGCGCTGCTCGATGCAGGAGTGGTCACCAACCGCAACTCGGTGCCGGCCGATCCCAATGGCGCGTGGTACACCTCCGGGATCCGCTTCGGGACGCCGGCGCTGACCACCCGCGGCTTCGGCCACGACGACTTCGACAAGGTCGCCGAGCTCGTCGTCGAGGTCCTCTCGGGCACGTCGCCGGGCACCACCAAGGCGGGGACGCCGTCCAAGGCGACGTACCAGCTCGCCGACGGCCTCGCCGAGCGGGTCAAGGCGCAGTCCGCCGAGATGCTGGACGCACACCCGCTGTACCCCGGTCTCGAGCTCCGCTGA
- a CDS encoding phosphoadenylyl-sulfate reductase, protein MTVAATMAARARRGSETVGRTPTELRAIVEHVGAELELAPAENIVEWAAATFGERFCVTSSMADCVLAHLVSTVAPGIDVVFLDTGYHFAETIGTRDAVEATLPVNLVDVRPQLTVAEQDATYGKDLFARDPDLCCSLRKVRPLQQALESYDAWATGLRRAETHDRVIAPVVGWDQSRQKVKVSPLARWSDEDVERYIATHGVLVNPLQYDGYPSIGCWPCTRRVAPGEDPRSGRWAGLNKTECGIHQ, encoded by the coding sequence ATGACCGTCGCCGCAACGATGGCCGCGCGCGCCCGCCGGGGCTCTGAGACCGTCGGCCGCACGCCGACCGAGTTGCGGGCGATCGTCGAGCACGTCGGCGCCGAGCTCGAGCTCGCGCCGGCGGAGAACATCGTGGAGTGGGCCGCGGCCACCTTCGGCGAGCGGTTCTGCGTGACCTCCTCGATGGCCGACTGCGTGCTCGCCCACCTCGTCTCGACGGTGGCGCCGGGCATCGACGTGGTCTTCTTGGACACCGGCTACCACTTCGCCGAGACGATCGGGACCCGTGACGCCGTCGAGGCCACCCTGCCCGTCAACCTGGTCGACGTCCGTCCCCAGTTGACGGTTGCCGAGCAGGACGCGACGTACGGCAAGGACCTCTTCGCCCGCGACCCGGACCTGTGCTGCAGCCTGCGCAAGGTGCGGCCGCTGCAGCAGGCGCTCGAGTCGTACGACGCGTGGGCCACCGGGCTCAGGCGCGCCGAAACCCACGACCGGGTGATCGCACCCGTCGTCGGCTGGGACCAGTCCCGCCAGAAGGTCAAGGTGTCTCCGCTGGCCCGGTGGAGCGACGAGGACGTCGAGCGCTACATCGCCACCCACGGCGTCCTGGTCAACCCGCTCCAGTACGACGGCTACCCGTCGATCGGCTGCTGGCCCTGCACCCGACGGGTCGC
- a CDS encoding nitrite/sulfite reductase, with amino-acid sequence MTTSPLAEQARAGQVGRSGRNRPKRGEGQWALGYSEPLNGNEQQKKDDNPLNVRARIIHIYSKRGFDSIDPADLRGRFRWYGIYTQRRPGLDGGKTGALEPEELDDKYFMMRVRSDGALLSAQALRTLGGISTDFARDTADITDRSNIQYHWIDIRDVPEIWDRLAAVGLSTEEACGDSPRGFLGSPVAGVAKDEIIDGTPALQEITRRRAANPDYANLPRKFKTSVSGHPSLDGAPEINDVSFVGVEHPEHGPGFDLWVGGGLSTNPMLAAKMGVWIPLDDVADVWEGVISIFRDYGYRRLRSRARLKFLVADWGIEKFRDVLETEYLHRRLADGESPSVGVGNGDHIGVHEQKDGLFYVGATPTVGRVSGSLLTALGDLAEKYDVQGVRLTAYQKLVILGVAGDRIDDLLDDLEVIGLSARPSHWRRSTMACTGIEFCKLAIVDTKNRASALIDELERRFPDIDTPITVNVNGCPNACARTQVADIGLKGQLVLDDDGNQVEGFQVHLGGGIGLTQGLGRKLRAHKVTSAALDDYVSSVVSAYLADRTDGESFAAWVARADEVLLRGEQVAELV; translated from the coding sequence ATGACGACCTCCCCCCTCGCAGAACAGGCCCGTGCCGGTCAGGTCGGCCGCTCCGGCCGCAATCGACCCAAGCGCGGTGAGGGCCAGTGGGCCCTCGGCTACTCCGAGCCGCTCAACGGCAACGAGCAGCAGAAGAAGGACGACAACCCGCTCAACGTGCGGGCGCGGATCATCCACATCTACTCCAAGCGCGGCTTCGACTCGATCGACCCGGCGGACCTGCGCGGGCGGTTCCGGTGGTACGGCATCTACACCCAGCGCCGGCCCGGGCTCGACGGCGGCAAGACCGGCGCCCTCGAGCCCGAGGAGCTCGACGACAAGTACTTCATGATGCGGGTCCGCAGTGACGGCGCGCTGCTCAGCGCGCAGGCGTTGCGCACGCTCGGCGGGATCTCCACCGACTTCGCTCGCGACACCGCCGATATCACCGACCGCTCGAACATCCAGTACCACTGGATCGACATCCGCGACGTCCCGGAGATCTGGGACCGGCTGGCCGCGGTCGGCCTGAGCACCGAGGAGGCCTGCGGTGACTCACCACGCGGCTTCCTCGGCTCGCCGGTGGCGGGCGTCGCCAAGGACGAGATCATCGACGGCACCCCGGCGCTGCAGGAGATCACCCGGCGGCGGGCGGCGAACCCCGACTACGCGAACCTGCCGCGCAAGTTCAAGACGTCGGTCAGCGGCCACCCCAGCCTGGACGGCGCGCCGGAGATCAATGACGTCTCGTTCGTGGGCGTGGAGCACCCCGAGCACGGTCCCGGGTTCGACCTCTGGGTCGGCGGTGGGCTGTCCACCAATCCGATGCTCGCCGCGAAGATGGGCGTCTGGATCCCGCTCGACGACGTCGCCGACGTGTGGGAGGGCGTGATCTCGATCTTCCGCGACTACGGCTACCGCCGGCTGCGCTCGCGCGCGCGGCTGAAGTTCCTGGTCGCCGACTGGGGCATCGAGAAGTTCCGCGACGTGCTCGAGACCGAGTACCTGCACCGTCGCCTGGCCGACGGCGAGTCACCGTCGGTCGGCGTCGGCAACGGCGACCACATCGGGGTGCATGAGCAGAAGGACGGCCTCTTCTACGTCGGGGCGACCCCGACGGTGGGGCGGGTCAGCGGCAGCCTGCTCACCGCGCTGGGCGACCTGGCTGAGAAGTACGACGTGCAGGGAGTACGGCTCACGGCGTACCAGAAGCTGGTGATCCTGGGCGTGGCCGGCGACCGCATCGACGATCTGCTCGACGACCTGGAGGTGATCGGGCTGTCGGCCCGGCCCTCGCACTGGCGACGCTCGACGATGGCGTGCACCGGCATCGAGTTCTGCAAGCTCGCGATCGTCGACACGAAGAACCGTGCGAGCGCGCTCATCGACGAGCTGGAGCGCCGGTTCCCCGACATCGACACGCCGATCACGGTCAACGTCAACGGCTGCCCGAACGCGTGCGCCCGCACCCAGGTCGCCGACATCGGGCTCAAGGGCCAGCTGGTCCTCGACGACGACGGCAACCAGGTCGAGGGGTTCCAGGTCCACCTCGGCGGCGGCATCGGCCTGACCCAGGGGCTGGGACGGAAGCTGCGTGCCCACAAGGTCACCAGCGCAGCGCTCGACGACTACGTCAGCAGCGTGGTGTCCGCCTACCTCGCCGACCGCACGGACGGCGAGTCGTTCGCCGCCTGGGTCGCCCGCGCCGACGAGGTGCTCCTTCGCGGCGAGCAGGTCGCGGAGCTGGTGTGA